The Heyndrickxia vini genome contains a region encoding:
- a CDS encoding signal peptidase I, translating into MVKKISKFISILFLSIIFFVIVFLLFFSFQSKKHPEKVPSLFGISPLTVLTNSMHPFIKAGDLVFIKKVNPSEVKVNDVITFKETSTKFITHRVISIKKDKGTIGFVTKGDNNNVADSKIVTSDQLIGTLQLKIPKAGYFSKFVSGPIGFILLILIPATGYICLEVYERLSKQKKKQAPDLL; encoded by the coding sequence ATGGTTAAAAAAATATCAAAATTTATTTCTATCCTGTTTCTTTCCATTATCTTTTTTGTGATTGTTTTTCTACTCTTTTTCTCTTTTCAATCGAAAAAGCATCCAGAAAAAGTACCTTCACTCTTTGGAATAAGCCCTTTAACCGTTTTAACAAATAGTATGCATCCTTTTATTAAAGCGGGAGATTTAGTTTTTATTAAGAAGGTCAATCCTTCAGAAGTGAAAGTAAACGATGTAATAACCTTTAAAGAAACATCGACAAAATTTATTACACACCGTGTTATTTCTATTAAGAAGGATAAAGGCACCATCGGTTTTGTTACTAAAGGCGACAATAATAATGTAGCTGATTCAAAAATTGTTACATCCGATCAACTCATTGGGACTCTTCAATTAAAAATTCCAAAAGCAGGATATTTTTCTAAATTTGTTAGCGGACCAATCGGTTTTATCCTTTTAATCCTAATCCCTGCTACCGGCTATATTTGTTTAGAAGTTTATGAAAGACTATCAAAACAAAAGAAAAAACAAGCACCTGACCTACTATAA
- a CDS encoding amino acid ABC transporter permease encodes MDISIIIDSLPTLLNATLMTILLAIVSILIALVLGFFTALARLSKIKLLKAIASIYVSIFRGTPLLVQIFVIYYGLPQINIELDPIPSGILALSLNAGAYLCESFRSAIMSVDKGQMEASVSLGMTYGQALRRIILPQSIRIAIPTLSNTFIVLIKDTSLVSVITVTELLQMSSLLIAKTFEPLTIYLLAAALYWILITFFTILLDKMEKKTSKHLVQS; translated from the coding sequence ATGGATATCTCAATAATTATTGATTCATTACCAACATTATTAAACGCTACATTAATGACGATTCTTTTAGCTATCGTTTCAATACTGATTGCGCTAGTTTTAGGTTTCTTTACCGCTTTAGCACGCTTATCAAAGATAAAATTATTAAAAGCGATTGCTTCAATCTATGTATCAATTTTTCGTGGAACACCCCTTTTAGTTCAAATATTTGTTATTTATTACGGCCTTCCCCAAATAAATATAGAATTGGATCCGATACCTTCGGGAATTCTTGCATTAAGTTTAAATGCTGGGGCTTACTTATGCGAATCTTTTCGTTCTGCAATTATGTCAGTTGATAAAGGGCAAATGGAAGCTTCTGTTTCTTTAGGAATGACCTACGGGCAGGCATTAAGAAGAATTATTTTACCTCAAAGTATCCGCATCGCTATTCCTACACTATCAAATACATTTATCGTTCTTATAAAAGATACATCATTAGTTTCGGTCATTACCGTCACAGAATTATTGCAAATGTCCTCATTGCTAATTGCGAAAACCTTTGAACCATTAACTATATACTTATTAGCTGCCGCTTTATATTGGATATTGATCACCTTTTTCACTATTCTTTTAGACAAAATGGAAAAGAAAACATCGAAACATTTAGTTCAATCATAA
- a CDS encoding GntR family transcriptional regulator — translation MKKSSMENVVYQHLRNAILSRKLAPGKQLKETTISGALQVSRTPIRNAIQKLSLEGLVDMIPNKGAFVTNPTRDEIIQAYELRGKLEYMALCLAIDYMDENDYEEISRLIEEEHKVLLEKNVEEYVTANKQFHLLITRKCQNKFLNSFIETLINQTSIYLILYDDFFENPLQKPYSPKEHKQILELIKNNKKDELKIELSKHFEHALESVDNKYMGYKELDEIF, via the coding sequence ATGAAAAAATCATCCATGGAAAACGTGGTATATCAACATTTAAGAAATGCCATATTATCTAGGAAATTGGCACCCGGTAAACAATTAAAAGAAACGACCATATCAGGGGCATTACAAGTTAGCCGCACGCCAATTCGTAATGCCATTCAAAAATTATCACTAGAAGGTCTCGTTGATATGATACCTAACAAAGGTGCATTTGTAACAAACCCAACAAGAGATGAAATTATACAGGCGTATGAACTCAGAGGGAAATTAGAATATATGGCCCTATGTTTAGCCATCGATTATATGGATGAAAATGACTATGAAGAAATCAGTCGTTTAATTGAGGAAGAACACAAGGTATTATTAGAAAAGAATGTAGAAGAATATGTAACTGCTAACAAACAATTTCATTTATTAATAACGAGAAAATGCCAAAACAAATTTTTAAATAGTTTTATTGAGACTCTTATTAACCAAACTAGCATTTATTTAATTCTATATGACGATTTTTTCGAAAATCCTTTACAAAAACCTTACAGTCCAAAGGAGCACAAACAAATACTTGAACTTATAAAAAACAATAAAAAAGATGAGCTGAAAATTGAGTTAAGCAAACATTTCGAACATGCATTGGAAAGTGTAGATAATAAGTATATGGGTTATAAAGAATTGGATGAGATTTTTTAA
- a CDS encoding transporter substrate-binding domain-containing protein, whose protein sequence is MRKYWLLMLALLVFVGIASGCGSKETGGSSKKGVLDRVEDAKVLKVGFEGTYPPFNFLNDKKEYDGFDVDISNEMAKRLGVKTEFVATKWESLIGGLKSDKFDIIIGQMTVTDERKKSVDFTDPYVVTGSVLVTRKDTDNIKELNDIKGKDVGVGGGTTFEEVAKSVDGANVKLYKAMNDYVQDLINKRLDVIINDQLLMSYNIQEKNLPIQIASDILNKDEIGMAVKKGNEDFVKKVNQILQDMKDDGKYNEIYKKWFGTEPLVK, encoded by the coding sequence ATGAGGAAATATTGGTTGTTAATGCTCGCATTATTGGTTTTTGTGGGTATTGCGTCAGGTTGTGGAAGCAAAGAAACAGGGGGTAGCAGCAAAAAAGGTGTACTTGATAGAGTGGAGGATGCTAAAGTACTCAAGGTCGGTTTTGAAGGGACTTATCCTCCTTTCAACTTTTTGAATGATAAAAAAGAATATGATGGATTTGATGTAGACATATCAAATGAAATGGCAAAACGGTTAGGAGTTAAGACGGAGTTTGTTGCGACAAAGTGGGAAAGTCTTATTGGAGGGCTAAAATCGGATAAATTTGATATTATTATCGGTCAAATGACTGTGACAGATGAGAGAAAGAAAAGCGTAGATTTTACCGATCCGTACGTAGTGACAGGTTCTGTGTTAGTTACAAGAAAAGATACAGATAACATTAAGGAATTGAATGATATTAAAGGTAAGGATGTTGGGGTTGGCGGTGGAACAACATTTGAAGAAGTTGCAAAAAGTGTTGATGGTGCAAATGTCAAGCTTTACAAGGCAATGAATGACTACGTACAAGATTTAATCAATAAAAGACTTGATGTAATAATTAATGACCAATTATTGATGAGTTACAACATCCAAGAAAAAAATCTCCCTATTCAAATTGCAAGTGACATTTTAAATAAAGACGAAATTGGAATGGCTGTAAAAAAAGGAAATGAAGATTTCGTTAAAAAAGTTAATCAAATATTACAAGATATGAAAGATGACGGTAAGTATAATGAAATCTATAAAAAATGGTTTGGAACCGAGCCTCTAGTAAAGTAA
- a CDS encoding C39 family peptidase codes for MNRKLKILPFVILFFVTLYGFKLTALADESSPIINPFNDKDQVITGKAANLTTVEAFVGNQELKLRTYNAETGYFEFYPSSLLKAGKQVKFIFIKDVEQQIVYQKVQAAPAPKKPIVNPISNKSTFLTGSAEPYSTIYITINKKISSIKLINSKSFKMNFDPLKAGTKVSVYVIDKAGRKSETVTVKVSDKIPPADPKITTVTDKSFSIKGTTEARATIFIYKEKKRLAKIKTGASGKFTYMMPLQKGNSSFDIYAIDAAGNKSKTKKVKVKAKKRPTKKVLSAPVVKQFPELARGCEVTSLAMLLGDAGVKVSKMTLASKVKKDPTKYKVKKGKKYFGNPYYGFVGNIYTFKKPGLAVYHGPIASLASKYLPKRIVDLTGSSFDTVKDYVAAGHPVWVITTSWFRYVPSKYWTTWYTPHGKIRITYKEHSVLITGYDKKYVYFNDPMDGKKNRKKPLKQFIEGWKQFGNQAISYY; via the coding sequence TTGAATAGGAAATTGAAAATCCTCCCATTTGTAATTCTTTTTTTTGTGACATTATATGGTTTTAAACTAACAGCTTTGGCGGACGAAAGTTCACCTATTATAAATCCATTCAATGATAAGGATCAGGTGATTACGGGAAAAGCTGCGAACCTAACTACAGTTGAAGCTTTTGTAGGTAACCAGGAATTGAAACTTAGAACTTATAATGCCGAGACGGGTTATTTTGAATTTTATCCATCTTCATTATTAAAAGCAGGCAAACAAGTAAAATTCATTTTTATTAAAGATGTTGAACAACAGATTGTTTACCAAAAGGTACAAGCGGCACCCGCACCAAAAAAACCAATCGTAAATCCCATTTCAAACAAAAGTACTTTTTTAACTGGATCGGCTGAACCCTATAGTACAATTTACATAACAATAAATAAAAAAATATCATCCATTAAACTCATAAACTCGAAATCTTTTAAAATGAACTTCGATCCTTTGAAGGCGGGCACGAAAGTATCAGTATATGTAATTGATAAGGCAGGAAGAAAAAGTGAAACTGTTACTGTTAAAGTTTCGGACAAAATTCCACCAGCAGACCCAAAAATAACAACAGTTACGGACAAATCGTTTTCTATCAAAGGAACAACTGAGGCGAGGGCAACAATCTTTATTTACAAAGAAAAAAAACGGCTGGCCAAAATCAAAACAGGAGCTTCGGGTAAATTCACATATATGATGCCATTACAAAAGGGAAATTCCTCTTTTGATATTTATGCTATAGACGCCGCTGGAAATAAGAGTAAAACAAAGAAAGTTAAGGTGAAAGCAAAAAAAAGACCAACAAAAAAAGTGTTATCTGCACCTGTTGTTAAACAGTTTCCAGAACTTGCGAGGGGATGCGAAGTAACTAGTTTAGCAATGTTATTAGGAGATGCTGGGGTGAAAGTGAGTAAGATGACTCTTGCTTCTAAAGTGAAAAAGGACCCTACGAAATATAAGGTTAAAAAGGGAAAAAAATATTTTGGTAACCCCTATTACGGTTTTGTTGGGAATATTTATACCTTTAAAAAACCTGGCCTTGCTGTTTACCATGGACCGATCGCATCTTTAGCATCAAAATACTTACCGAAACGAATTGTTGATTTGACAGGTAGTTCCTTTGATACTGTAAAGGACTATGTTGCCGCAGGACATCCGGTCTGGGTCATCACAACGAGCTGGTTCCGCTATGTACCTAGTAAATATTGGACAACTTGGTACACGCCTCATGGCAAAATTCGTATCACCTATAAAGAACATTCTGTTCTTATTACTGGTTATGACAAAAAATACGTCTATTTTAATGATCCAATGGACGGAAAGAAAAATAGAAAGAAACCACTTAAACAATTCATCGAAGGCTGGAAACAATTCGGCAACCAAGCAATCAGCTACTACTGA
- a CDS encoding AAA family ATPase produces the protein MKFILIFGPQAVGKMTVGNELSKITDLKLFHNHMTIELVNPFFEYGTTEGNRLVKLFRQEIFEEVSKSTMYGLIFTYVWAFDLKSDWDYIDKVCRIFETKGGEVFFVELEADADERLVRNKSPYRLEQKPTKRNIEKSNQDLLNTLKKYRLNSYKDEIKRENYLRINNTRKSAEDVAKIIKREFTL, from the coding sequence ATGAAATTTATTCTAATATTTGGACCTCAAGCAGTAGGCAAAATGACAGTTGGCAATGAATTATCAAAAATAACTGACCTTAAATTATTCCACAATCATATGACCATTGAATTAGTAAATCCTTTTTTTGAATATGGAACAACGGAGGGGAATCGTTTAGTAAAATTGTTTCGACAAGAAATATTTGAAGAAGTGTCGAAAAGTACTATGTATGGATTAATTTTCACATATGTTTGGGCCTTTGATCTAAAATCTGATTGGGATTATATTGATAAAGTTTGCAGAATTTTTGAGACTAAAGGGGGAGAGGTGTTTTTTGTCGAATTAGAGGCTGACGCAGATGAAAGACTTGTGAGAAACAAAAGCCCTTACAGACTTGAACAAAAACCGACGAAAAGGAATATCGAAAAGTCTAATCAAGATTTACTAAACACTTTAAAAAAATATCGATTGAATTCTTATAAAGATGAAATTAAAAGAGAAAATTATTTAAGAATAAATAATACTAGAAAAAGTGCTGAAGATGTTGCAAAAATAATAAAAAGAGAGTTTACCTTATAA
- a CDS encoding amino acid ABC transporter ATP-binding protein → MTVVQLENIKKSFAGNEVLKGIDLSVNKSEVVVIMGPSGSGKSTLLRCITYLEEPNEGIIRVGQRSLIAGEKLNKGRKSIISEIRKNTGFVFQQFNLFPHKTAIENVMEGPIVIKKMQREKARKLAESLLEKVGLGERTHHYPSQLSGGQQQRVAIARALSMEPMVMLYDEPTSALDPELVREVLLVMKELAQEGMTMVVVTHEMGFAREVADRIIFMDGGVIVEEGTPEQIFNSPREERTKRFLSKSEAI, encoded by the coding sequence ATGACGGTAGTTCAATTAGAAAATATAAAAAAATCCTTTGCTGGTAATGAAGTATTAAAAGGAATTGATCTATCCGTAAACAAAAGTGAAGTTGTTGTCATTATGGGCCCGAGCGGATCGGGGAAATCAACGTTACTTAGATGTATTACTTATTTAGAGGAACCAAACGAAGGTATCATCCGCGTCGGTCAACGGAGCTTGATCGCTGGGGAAAAACTAAATAAAGGTCGGAAATCTATTATAAGCGAAATACGAAAAAATACTGGATTTGTCTTTCAGCAATTTAATTTATTTCCCCATAAAACCGCAATAGAAAATGTTATGGAAGGTCCGATAGTGATAAAAAAAATGCAACGGGAGAAAGCTAGGAAGCTCGCAGAATCTTTATTGGAAAAAGTAGGACTTGGTGAAAGAACACATCATTATCCATCCCAACTATCAGGTGGTCAGCAACAAAGGGTTGCAATTGCTAGAGCTCTGTCCATGGAACCGATGGTAATGCTGTATGATGAACCTACATCAGCACTTGACCCAGAACTAGTCCGAGAGGTTCTCCTAGTAATGAAAGAATTAGCACAAGAAGGCATGACAATGGTCGTTGTGACACATGAAATGGGATTTGCACGAGAAGTTGCCGATCGAATTATTTTTATGGATGGTGGGGTGATCGTTGAAGAAGGGACTCCAGAACAAATTTTTAATAGTCCAAGGGAGGAAAGGACAAAACGTTTTCTTTCAAAAAGTGAGGCAATATAA
- a CDS encoding S8 family serine peptidase: MKKRKLGNILLGSALTASLIATSGVPTNVLAKDQGHTKITEAEGILKNLTEQQRRALKQLEVGPGFVISPDINVNTPELVNVIVEFKQAPAKVEIMKQAEKGKRVALSSAKIKVEASHQQFKKEFNKLTGLKIAYSQNVNESKITREYKNAFNGVAVTVPGNMLEELVKSDIVKRIWNNKEIKLDLPKEPKELKSTAQSGSADSNQQIGADKLHDEKVTGKGIKVGVIDTGVDYNHPDLKDAYKGGYDFVDNDSDPMETTYADWKETQYPEVDPSSGSTYYTSHGTHVSGTIAGQKKNHVDYAVEGVAPESDLYVYRVLGPYGSGYTDAVLAGIDKAVEDDMDVINLSLGANVNDALYPTAVAINNAMLSGVVSVVAAGNAGPTEGTVGSPGTSALAITVGASDVSQTIATYSASAGEEKYPEMKLLGKNFTDKLEDLKDKSLDIVYVGLGKSSDFSGKDVKGKLALIQRGEIAFDEKIKNAEKAGAKAVIVYNNVEGEISAYLGESTGYVPTFQLTKVDGERLKAQGDIAITFGSLGSVHTEGDYLADFSSRGPVAKNYDIKPDVVAPGVAIFSTYPEYMNDPDDGDNYDIAYTRMQGTSMASPHVAGAAALLLQEHPDYTPFDVKAALMNTADEMKEKYSVNEVGAGRIDIYEAAHAGVSLKVLDKTENVEGNETVEIDEETGSIAFGSHYQKDEELDLEKKVVIENHEKEDKEFKVEVEFLPAKDNIKDAKKNGVEVKISDSISVSSGEKKEVKPAIHVPLDAANGRYEGYIHFVNKQNNEESYQIPFAIRYTDQGVDYFELDRPAVATDTTKFHPFLNPFVNGIFKLKSPMKTIDILVKDGKTGEPVGFIGSIFEADKIEPDAEKYLLWAFTGSVYPFTNDPSKPIADKPIRLADGDYIFEAISTDEKGKSYINDSVIIVDNKAPEVTYKDYKPKFYEVDDTMYTDEDGYHALWVHGNVYDSTIDVLKSKGLKYDQSANSLYYYQNSPFPSGTLPVQPNGDIKFGVLPEELEEPVNLKLVPVDLATAANFFGGAINYTFVKEGTEYVLPSYDKDKVKLGDTITMTLDVNNVKKLVSGSFGVEYSNLLYEFKDVKVNKAFEKYAKDNHLKINLKKPSVDKDLWTNKVNVGADIDKKDFQGFEGDIPFLDVSFKVVSDEEYSGFSQINVYEFSYTKAGSSEETTIPGFANDQFSIIPKHSVVRGYVDAEGFLNEDGTNANIDFSKIGAKVYAQAGNGKKYQGTIDDRGYAEIHGIPVSEKDYDIYVEVPGHLTSKQSVKLSKTVDGELVGISNNTRMESNIAGDVNGDEVVDIYDIVQLSTFYGKKQAKVDINQDGIVDEKDVRFIEKNFLKVGATAKKNAKPQEKLGRKGLEDFLRALGLEPKK; this comes from the coding sequence ATGAAAAAGAGAAAATTAGGGAACATATTGTTGGGTTCAGCCTTAACTGCAAGTTTAATTGCCACCTCGGGCGTTCCGACAAATGTTCTAGCAAAAGATCAAGGACACACTAAGATTACAGAAGCTGAAGGAATTTTGAAAAATTTAACGGAACAACAAAGAAGAGCACTAAAGCAGCTAGAAGTTGGTCCAGGATTTGTTATCTCTCCGGATATCAATGTGAACACTCCTGAATTAGTCAACGTCATTGTTGAATTCAAACAAGCCCCTGCAAAGGTAGAAATTATGAAACAGGCAGAAAAGGGCAAGCGAGTGGCACTATCTTCCGCCAAAATAAAAGTAGAAGCATCACATCAACAATTTAAAAAAGAATTTAATAAATTAACAGGCTTAAAAATTGCTTACAGTCAAAATGTAAATGAGTCCAAGATTACTAGAGAATATAAAAATGCATTTAATGGAGTTGCCGTAACCGTTCCTGGCAATATGCTTGAGGAACTAGTGAAATCAGATATTGTCAAGCGTATATGGAATAATAAAGAAATTAAGCTAGATCTTCCTAAAGAACCGAAAGAATTGAAATCTACTGCCCAATCGGGATCAGCAGATAGTAATCAACAAATTGGTGCGGATAAGCTTCATGATGAGAAGGTTACTGGAAAAGGAATCAAAGTTGGCGTGATCGATACAGGTGTTGACTATAACCACCCGGATTTAAAAGATGCTTATAAAGGTGGATATGATTTTGTCGATAATGATTCGGATCCAATGGAGACAACTTATGCAGATTGGAAAGAGACACAGTATCCGGAAGTCGATCCTAGTTCGGGATCCACCTATTACACTTCGCATGGAACCCATGTATCCGGGACTATTGCAGGACAAAAGAAAAATCATGTTGATTATGCTGTTGAAGGGGTTGCACCTGAATCAGACCTATATGTATACCGAGTCCTTGGACCGTATGGAAGTGGGTATACAGATGCCGTTCTTGCAGGAATTGATAAGGCAGTCGAGGATGACATGGATGTTATCAACTTATCATTAGGTGCAAATGTAAATGATGCACTTTACCCAACAGCCGTAGCTATTAATAATGCGATGCTTTCAGGAGTTGTTTCCGTTGTTGCGGCAGGTAATGCAGGACCAACTGAAGGTACAGTGGGATCCCCTGGTACATCCGCTTTAGCTATTACTGTAGGAGCAAGTGATGTGTCCCAAACGATTGCAACATATTCAGCAAGCGCTGGTGAAGAAAAGTACCCAGAAATGAAACTATTAGGGAAGAACTTTACAGACAAATTAGAAGACTTGAAAGATAAGTCTTTAGATATTGTCTATGTTGGACTAGGAAAAAGCAGCGACTTTTCAGGGAAAGATGTAAAAGGTAAGTTAGCTTTAATCCAACGTGGCGAAATCGCTTTCGATGAAAAAATTAAAAATGCGGAAAAAGCAGGAGCGAAAGCAGTCATTGTTTACAATAATGTTGAAGGTGAAATTTCAGCTTACTTAGGAGAAAGCACTGGGTATGTTCCAACCTTCCAGCTTACAAAAGTAGACGGTGAACGTTTAAAGGCACAAGGGGACATCGCTATAACTTTTGGATCACTTGGAAGTGTACATACTGAAGGTGATTATTTAGCAGATTTCAGTTCACGTGGCCCTGTTGCGAAAAACTATGATATTAAGCCAGATGTTGTTGCACCCGGAGTAGCTATCTTTTCAACTTATCCTGAATATATGAATGATCCTGATGATGGAGACAATTATGATATTGCGTACACACGTATGCAAGGAACATCTATGGCATCTCCACATGTTGCGGGAGCAGCCGCTTTACTGTTGCAAGAGCATCCGGACTACACGCCATTTGATGTAAAAGCTGCCTTGATGAACACAGCAGATGAGATGAAAGAAAAATATTCAGTAAATGAAGTAGGGGCAGGTCGTATTGATATTTATGAAGCAGCACATGCAGGTGTTTCTTTAAAAGTTCTTGATAAGACAGAGAATGTAGAAGGAAATGAAACCGTAGAAATTGATGAAGAAACAGGTTCTATCGCCTTTGGAAGTCACTATCAAAAAGATGAAGAATTAGATTTAGAAAAAAAGGTAGTGATTGAAAATCATGAAAAAGAAGATAAAGAATTTAAAGTCGAAGTAGAGTTTTTACCAGCAAAAGATAATATAAAAGATGCGAAGAAAAATGGCGTAGAGGTTAAAATCTCTGATTCTATTTCTGTATCTTCAGGAGAAAAGAAAGAAGTTAAACCAGCAATACATGTCCCATTGGATGCGGCAAACGGAAGATATGAAGGCTACATTCATTTTGTAAACAAACAAAATAATGAGGAAAGCTATCAAATTCCATTTGCCATCCGTTATACAGATCAAGGTGTGGATTATTTTGAACTGGATAGACCGGCAGTGGCAACTGATACAACGAAATTTCATCCATTCTTAAATCCATTTGTCAATGGAATCTTTAAATTGAAAAGCCCAATGAAAACAATTGATATACTCGTAAAAGACGGGAAAACAGGTGAGCCTGTAGGCTTCATCGGTTCTATTTTTGAAGCAGATAAAATTGAACCGGATGCGGAAAAATATTTATTATGGGCATTTACAGGAAGTGTTTATCCGTTCACAAACGATCCATCTAAACCAATTGCGGATAAGCCGATTCGGTTAGCCGATGGTGATTATATTTTTGAAGCGATTTCAACCGATGAAAAAGGTAAATCATATATAAACGATTCAGTGATTATTGTAGATAATAAAGCACCAGAAGTAACATACAAAGATTATAAGCCAAAATTCTATGAAGTCGATGACACAATGTATACAGATGAAGATGGCTATCATGCATTATGGGTACATGGAAATGTCTATGATTCTACCATTGATGTATTAAAATCAAAAGGACTAAAGTATGATCAGTCAGCAAATTCACTCTATTATTATCAAAATTCACCTTTTCCATCAGGTACGTTGCCAGTACAGCCAAATGGTGATATCAAATTTGGTGTCTTGCCTGAGGAGTTAGAAGAACCTGTTAATTTAAAGCTTGTGCCTGTTGATTTAGCAACGGCCGCTAACTTCTTCGGAGGAGCAATTAATTATACCTTTGTTAAAGAGGGGACGGAATACGTATTGCCTAGCTATGATAAAGATAAAGTGAAGCTTGGCGATACGATCACGATGACTTTAGATGTAAATAATGTGAAAAAGCTTGTATCGGGGTCATTTGGTGTTGAATATTCGAATCTATTGTACGAATTTAAAGATGTAAAGGTAAATAAAGCATTTGAAAAATATGCAAAAGATAACCATTTAAAAATAAATCTTAAAAAGCCATCCGTTGATAAAGATCTCTGGACGAATAAGGTTAATGTCGGAGCTGACATTGATAAAAAAGATTTCCAAGGATTTGAAGGGGATATACCATTCCTTGATGTCAGCTTTAAAGTCGTGAGTGATGAAGAGTATAGTGGATTCTCACAAATTAACGTTTACGAATTTTCATACACAAAAGCAGGGTCTTCTGAGGAAACAACGATTCCTGGATTTGCAAATGATCAATTTTCAATCATTCCAAAGCATTCAGTTGTGAGAGGATATGTGGATGCTGAAGGCTTCTTAAATGAAGATGGTACAAATGCCAATATTGATTTTTCAAAAATAGGCGCAAAAGTTTATGCACAGGCAGGAAATGGAAAGAAATATCAAGGAACTATTGATGATAGAGGATATGCTGAGATTCATGGTATACCAGTTTCCGAGAAGGATTATGATATTTATGTTGAAGTTCCAGGCCATTTAACGAGTAAGCAATCAGTGAAACTTAGTAAAACAGTAGATGGGGAATTGGTCGGAATATCCAATAACACCCGTATGGAGAGTAATATTGCCGGGGATGTGAATGGCGATGAAGTCGTCGATATTTACGATATCGTACAATTGTCTACATTCTATGGTAAAAAACAAGCGAAAGTAGACATCAATCAAGATGGCATTGTCGATGAAAAAGATGTTCGTTTCATCGAAAAGAACTTCTTAAAAGTTGGAGCGACAGCGAAGAAAAATGCAAAGCCTCAAGAAAAACTTGGCAGAAAAGGATTAGAAGACTTCTTACGTGCATTAGGTCTTGAACCGAAAAAATAA
- a CDS encoding saccharopine dehydrogenase family protein: MHVKVLGTGMIGTTVVSELAKYSIIDKITAVDASQDSIDKCLKKAKHPKVKGLSTSLNSDEEIYQVLKDADIAVACLPHSLSLPVIHAAIRAKCHIVDLVGSKIEEKMQLDQQAREAGVIIMPGCGVAPGITNFLAAQGIHLLDEADEAVMICGGIPRHPLPPLWYQVVFRLESVMGLYTRPATAAENGKLVELPPLSGLEKITFPEPVGECEAVITDAHSTAYTLKNKVNRLYEKTVRYAGHWDKMATLAELGFFDDTPIDIHGHQITPRLFTEKVLTPKLKGKSNEDITVLRVEVTGKKAGEQMKFIWEMVDFYDHERNITSMAKTTALPAMLLAHWIASGKVKEVGVVPIENVIVGDRFEPFMEELQQLGIAINFKKNSM; encoded by the coding sequence ATGCATGTGAAGGTGTTAGGAACTGGAATGATTGGAACCACTGTAGTTAGTGAACTGGCTAAGTATTCGATTATTGATAAAATCACTGCGGTCGATGCTAGTCAAGATAGTATTGATAAATGTCTGAAAAAAGCAAAACATCCTAAAGTGAAAGGATTATCGACTTCACTAAATTCTGACGAGGAAATTTATCAAGTTCTTAAAGATGCTGATATTGCTGTAGCATGTTTGCCACATTCATTAAGCTTGCCGGTAATTCATGCGGCAATTAGAGCAAAATGTCACATAGTCGATTTGGTAGGATCAAAGATTGAGGAGAAGATGCAGCTTGATCAACAAGCAAGAGAGGCGGGTGTGATTATTATGCCCGGATGTGGTGTTGCTCCAGGCATTACAAACTTTCTTGCTGCACAAGGGATTCATCTGCTTGATGAAGCAGATGAAGCTGTTATGATTTGTGGAGGAATTCCTAGACATCCTTTACCACCGTTATGGTACCAAGTTGTTTTTCGCCTAGAAAGTGTCATGGGACTTTACACTAGACCGGCAACAGCTGCTGAAAATGGAAAACTAGTCGAATTACCACCTTTATCTGGATTAGAAAAGATAACCTTCCCAGAACCAGTAGGAGAATGTGAGGCAGTAATTACCGATGCCCATAGTACGGCCTACACATTAAAAAACAAGGTTAATAGATTATATGAAAAAACCGTTCGTTATGCCGGCCATTGGGATAAAATGGCGACATTAGCTGAACTAGGCTTCTTTGATGATACCCCAATTGATATTCATGGCCACCAAATTACACCAAGATTATTCACTGAAAAGGTGCTAACGCCAAAGTTAAAAGGAAAATCGAATGAAGATATAACCGTATTAAGAGTAGAGGTAACTGGTAAAAAGGCAGGCGAGCAGATGAAGTTTATATGGGAAATGGTAGATTTTTATGATCATGAACGAAATATTACCTCAATGGCCAAAACAACGGCATTGCCTGCAATGCTCTTAGCACATTGGATAGCTTCTGGAAAAGTGAAAGAAGTGGGTGTCGTACCTATAGAAAATGTTATCGTCGGAGACCGCTTTGAACCATTTATGGAAGAATTACAGCAATTAGGAATTGCGATTAATTTTAAGAAGAATTCAATGTAA